In Pseudomonas nunensis, a single window of DNA contains:
- a CDS encoding FAD binding domain-containing protein, translated as MRPFTYSRAKSPAEAAALAVQIEGSRFIAGGTNLLDLMKLDIETPAHLIDVNGLALDQIQATDQGGLRIGALVRNTDLAADPRIRKDYAVLSRALLAGASGQLRNVATTAGNLLQRTRCPYFYDTNQACNKRQPGSGCAAIGGINRSLGIIGVSDACIATHPSDMAVAMRILDAQVETVRPDGTTHLIPIADLHRLPGNTPNIETTLGAHELITAVTLPAPLGGTHIYQKVRDRASYAFALISVAAVIQNDGSGRVALGGVAHKPWRVEAAESAMSQGAKAVTAQLLADATPTDQNAFKLTLAERTLASVLTQARDHA; from the coding sequence ATGAGACCTTTTACCTATTCGCGCGCCAAATCCCCGGCAGAGGCCGCTGCGTTGGCGGTGCAAATCGAAGGTTCGCGGTTTATCGCCGGCGGCACCAACCTGCTGGATCTGATGAAGCTGGACATCGAGACGCCGGCCCACTTGATCGACGTCAACGGTCTGGCCCTGGACCAGATCCAGGCCACGGATCAGGGCGGCCTGAGAATCGGCGCGCTGGTACGCAATACCGACCTCGCCGCCGACCCACGGATCAGAAAGGATTACGCCGTGCTGTCCCGCGCCCTCCTCGCCGGCGCATCCGGCCAGTTGCGCAATGTCGCGACCACCGCCGGCAACCTGCTGCAACGCACCCGTTGTCCTTATTTCTACGACACCAATCAGGCCTGCAACAAGCGCCAGCCGGGCAGTGGCTGCGCGGCCATTGGCGGGATCAATCGCTCGCTTGGGATCATTGGCGTAAGCGATGCCTGCATCGCCACGCATCCCAGCGACATGGCGGTGGCCATGCGCATCCTCGATGCGCAGGTCGAGACGGTGCGCCCCGACGGCACCACCCACCTGATTCCAATCGCCGATTTGCATCGACTGCCGGGTAACACGCCCAACATCGAAACCACCCTGGGCGCGCACGAGTTGATCACCGCCGTCACGCTGCCGGCGCCCCTCGGCGGCACGCACATTTACCAGAAGGTCCGCGACCGCGCGTCCTATGCCTTCGCCCTGATCTCGGTGGCGGCGGTGATCCAGAACGACGGCTCCGGCCGCGTTGCCCTGGGCGGCGTGGCGCACAAGCCGTGGCGCGTCGAGGCCGCCGAATCGGCGATGTCCCAAGGCGCGAAAGCCGTCACCGCACAGTTGCTCGCCGACGCGACGCCCACCGATCAAAACGCATTCAAGCTGACGCTGGCCGAGCGCACGCTCGCCTCGGTACTGACGCAAGCGAGGGACCACGCATGA
- the paoA gene encoding aldehyde dehydrogenase iron-sulfur subunit PaoA, producing the protein MDDLHRKKISRRTFLIVGAVTATAIALPPFICAQASAANLARPVQAKVSIQVNGEVHAMDLDTLTTLLDALREHLHLSGTKKGCDHGQCGACTVIADGRRINSCLTLAVMHEGSSITTIEGLGNPEKLHPMQAAFIKHDGYQCGYCTPGQICSAVAMLEEIRQGIPSHVSASLTEPPQLIARELQERMSGNICRCGAYSNIIEAITDVAEASA; encoded by the coding sequence ATGGATGACCTTCACCGGAAGAAGATTTCCCGACGCACCTTTCTGATTGTCGGCGCCGTGACCGCGACCGCCATCGCGCTGCCGCCCTTCATCTGCGCCCAGGCATCCGCCGCCAACCTCGCCCGACCGGTGCAAGCCAAGGTGTCCATCCAGGTCAACGGCGAAGTGCACGCCATGGACCTCGACACCCTCACCACCCTGCTCGATGCCTTGCGTGAACACTTGCACCTGAGCGGCACCAAGAAAGGCTGCGACCATGGCCAGTGCGGTGCGTGCACGGTGATTGCCGATGGCCGACGGATCAACTCCTGCCTGACGTTGGCGGTGATGCACGAAGGCTCCTCGATCACCACCATCGAGGGCCTCGGCAACCCGGAAAAACTCCACCCCATGCAAGCCGCGTTCATCAAGCACGACGGTTATCAATGCGGGTATTGCACACCAGGGCAGATCTGCTCCGCCGTGGCCATGCTCGAGGAAATCCGCCAAGGCATTCCCAGTCACGTCAGCGCCAGCCTGACTGAACCACCCCAGTTGATCGCCCGTGAATTGCAAGAGCGCATGAGCGGCAATATCTGCCGCTGCGGTGCGTACTCCAACATCATCGAGGCGATCACCGATGTCGCGGAGGCCAGCGCATGA
- a CDS encoding CAP domain-containing protein, translated as MRVLSSVLRVAALSSGLVFATTALATDETQLVQSINTYRSQVQRCGGQASPELPPLATDPRLVLSATQNVDLQQAMARAGYPMVNVQAITLSGPRDAQSAMQAVQESFCQVVLNPQFIDVGVSREGREWRIVLARPLLSGRLGDAQAEGQKLLELLNAARTQPRQCGGQPFAATTPLAWNATLGAAAEAHSRDMANNNYFDHKDRSGGTPGDRAELGGYIAQQIGENIAAGQDTTRKVVDGWLNSPGHCANLMNPQFRELGAAYAVDPKSDAGIYWTAMFGTQ; from the coding sequence ATGCGCGTCCTATCATCCGTTTTGCGTGTTGCGGCGTTGTCGTCGGGCCTGGTGTTCGCCACCACGGCGCTGGCCACCGACGAGACGCAACTGGTTCAGTCGATCAACACCTACCGCAGTCAGGTGCAACGTTGCGGCGGCCAGGCGTCGCCGGAGTTGCCGCCGCTGGCGACCGATCCACGCCTGGTGCTTTCCGCCACCCAGAACGTCGACCTGCAACAGGCGATGGCGCGGGCGGGCTATCCGATGGTCAATGTGCAGGCGATCACCCTGTCCGGCCCGCGTGATGCGCAGTCGGCGATGCAGGCCGTGCAGGAAAGCTTTTGTCAGGTGGTGCTGAACCCGCAATTCATTGATGTCGGGGTCAGCCGTGAGGGCCGCGAGTGGCGCATCGTGCTCGCGCGTCCGCTGTTGAGCGGGCGTCTGGGCGATGCGCAGGCCGAAGGGCAAAAACTTCTGGAACTGCTCAACGCCGCCCGCACCCAACCGCGTCAGTGCGGCGGCCAACCGTTTGCCGCCACCACGCCGCTGGCCTGGAATGCCACATTGGGCGCCGCTGCCGAAGCCCACAGTCGGGACATGGCCAACAACAATTACTTCGACCACAAGGACCGCTCGGGCGGTACGCCGGGTGACCGCGCGGAACTGGGCGGCTACATCGCCCAGCAGATCGGTGAAAACATCGCCGCCGGGCAAGACACCACCCGCAAAGTCGTCGACGGCTGGCTCAACAGCCCGGGGCACTGCGCCAACCTGATGAACCCACAGTTCCGCGAACTCGGCGCGGCATATGCGGTGGACCCGAAGAGTGACGCAGGGATTTACTGGACCGCGATGTTCGGCACCCAGTAA
- a CDS encoding cell wall hydrolase: protein MRFPWIATCLVLTLFAGQVMADDQEQKKEVAVDKAQVLEEKAADKGSTAPAPKKAETITQSEVQAVDPAGTAPLDEAITCMARSIYWEAKGKDSADMEAVANVVMNRLGHEGFPDTVCGIVKQGSERHACQFSWWCDGKPDTAQEEAPYAIAKEIARKALNKQLPDRTHGAMYFHDRTVKPDWAHEYIKTAQIGLFTFYKPHDGDAK, encoded by the coding sequence ATGCGCTTCCCGTGGATTGCAACCTGCCTCGTATTAACCCTGTTCGCCGGCCAGGTCATGGCAGACGACCAAGAACAAAAAAAGGAAGTGGCAGTGGACAAGGCTCAAGTCCTGGAAGAGAAAGCCGCCGATAAAGGCAGCACGGCTCCTGCGCCGAAAAAGGCCGAGACCATCACCCAATCCGAAGTCCAGGCGGTTGACCCGGCCGGCACCGCGCCGCTGGACGAAGCCATCACCTGCATGGCCCGCAGCATTTATTGGGAAGCCAAAGGGAAGGACTCTGCCGACATGGAAGCCGTCGCCAACGTGGTGATGAATCGCCTCGGCCACGAGGGCTTTCCGGACACGGTGTGCGGGATCGTCAAGCAGGGCTCGGAAAGGCATGCCTGCCAGTTTTCGTGGTGGTGTGACGGCAAGCCGGACACGGCTCAGGAGGAAGCGCCTTACGCGATCGCCAAGGAAATCGCACGCAAGGCGTTGAACAAACAACTACCGGATCGCACCCACGGCGCGATGTATTTTCATGACCGGACGGTAAAACCGGACTGGGCGCATGAATACATCAAGACCGCCCAGATCGGTCTGTTCACGTTCTACAAACCCCATGACGGCGACGCGAAATAG
- a CDS encoding YXWGXW repeat-containing protein produces MSRLFKTTMIAGLMAITLSGCVIEPARPHRPPPRVEMVPVMPAPGYHWVAGQYRWSHNEWVWVPGHWKGY; encoded by the coding sequence ATGTCCCGACTATTCAAGACCACAATGATCGCCGGCCTTATGGCGATCACCCTGTCCGGCTGCGTCATCGAGCCTGCACGTCCGCACCGACCGCCACCGAGGGTTGAAATGGTTCCGGTGATGCCGGCGCCGGGTTATCACTGGGTGGCCGGGCAGTATCGTTGGTCTCACAACGAGTGGGTGTGGGTGCCGGGGCATTGGAAAGGATATTGA
- a CDS encoding YXWGXW repeat-containing protein: MNVVRPLIKLRHVLLVPLALAALASTPVFAQPEIIIRQAPPPVRMEQVPMARPGYAWDNGHWRWDGRGYVWAPGHWQRMHHGGRWMPGHWEARGPNWYWIEGRWVR; the protein is encoded by the coding sequence ATGAACGTTGTGCGCCCCCTGATCAAGTTGCGGCATGTCTTGCTCGTCCCTCTGGCGCTGGCAGCGCTGGCGAGCACGCCGGTGTTTGCTCAGCCCGAGATCATCATCCGCCAGGCGCCGCCGCCCGTGCGCATGGAACAAGTGCCGATGGCGCGTCCCGGTTATGCCTGGGACAACGGCCACTGGCGCTGGGACGGTCGCGGTTATGTATGGGCGCCCGGTCACTGGCAGCGGATGCACCACGGCGGGCGCTGGATGCCAGGGCACTGGGAGGCACGCGGGCCGAACTGGTACTGGATCGAAGGGCGCTGGGTGCGTTGA